Below is a genomic region from Henckelia pumila isolate YLH828 chromosome 3, ASM3356847v2, whole genome shotgun sequence.
TCAGTTCTGTATACTGAATGCCAAAGTACAtaacatgggaagagaaaatATATGAATTTGTTCCGAATATGAcagaattatttatttttcaggtATGTGGCTACAGAATTGGCTACTGATATTGTCATTAGTGTTGGAGATGTCAAGTTTTATCTCCACAAGGTATAATCTATATCCCCATACAAAAAATATACTCCATGCATGTGCTTTTCTGGTATTTATCTCAAATTTGCACTTCTCTATTTCCACAGTTTCCTCTTCTTTCCAAGAGCTCTCACCTTCAGAAGCTGGTATCCACTATGAGCGATGAAACAAATGATGAAATTGACGTCCACGGTATCCCAGGCGGACCTGCTGCTTTCGAAATCTGTGCTAAGTTTTGTTATGGCATGGTTGTAACACTAAACGCGTATAATGTCGTATCAGCACGCTGTGCAGCAGAGTATCTAGAGATGTTCGAGATCGTTGAAAAAGGGAACCTTGTTTACAAGATCGATGTTTTTCTGACTTCCAGCATTTTCCGGAGTTGGAAAGACTCGATCATCGTACTTCAGACAACTAAATCTCTTCTTCCATGGTCTGAGGAATTGAAAATTGTAAACCACTGCTTAGATTCTGTAGCTAATAAAGCTTCAACCGACCCTTCAAAAGTTGACTTTTCATATGCTTTTAATCGTAAGAAACTCCTGTCCGAAAATGAAATCAGCCCACATTGGAATGGTGTGAAAAAACAGCAAACCGTGCCGAAAGACTGGTGGGTGGAAGACCTCTGTGAGCTTCATATAGATTTGTATAAGCGAGTTGTAGCTATTATTAACGCTAAAGGAAGAATATCTGCTGCGGGGATCGGAGAATCAGTGAAAGCATACATTTTAAGGAGGGTACCAGGTTTCGATAAGGGTGTTATCCAAGGAGGTGATACCATGAAGTACCGGTACTTGGTTGATACCATTATATGGTTGCTGCCCTCGGAGAAAAACTCAGTCTCTTGTAGTTTTTTGCTCAAGTTGTTACACATGTCTATAGAGCTAAATTGTGGAGAAGCCGGAAGACGCGAGCTGATGCAAAGAATTGCATGCCAACTTGAGGAGGCATCAGTTGCTGATTTTCTAGTTTGTTCTCCAAGTGGTGAGGCGATCCCATACGACATAAATTTAGTACACGAGCTAGTTGAAAAGTTTATCATGCTAGAACATAGCTCGCAGAGCCACTTTACCAGTGATCACGAATTCCCGGAGACATGTACCGGATGCTACTCAGATGCATCAAAGATGAAGGTGGCTAGATTAGTTGATGGCTATCTGGCCGAAGCTGCAAAAGATTTGTCATTGTCATTGTCCAGATTTGTCAatctttttgaaattatttcgaGCTTTCCAAGATCAACCCATGACGGAATATACAGGGCTATTGACATATTCATGAAGGTTTATTTCTACAATCCTCTTGTACTCTCAGTTTCTTTCAGTTCTCCTTACCTGCTGGGGCGAATCAAAGAATTCAGATGAGAGTGAGACTCGACGAGGGGATGAGATGAGATGGGAGAGCTAAATAGTTGTTTGGGATTTGGAAACTAGCAGTTTTAGAAATTACACAATAAATCATATCTGTTTTTTTGGTCCTCCTGTTTGATTTAGGCGACTAATCGATAAATCTTGTTACAGGAACACCCGGGGTTGAGCAAAAGCGAGAAAAAGAAAATTTGCCGGTTAATGAACTGCAAGAAACTATCAGCTGACGCATGCACGCATGCTGTGCAAAATGAGAGGCTTCCTCTTCGAGTAGTCGTGCAGGTTCTTTTCTTTGAGCAAGCCAGAGCCGCAGCAGCTTCTGGCGGAAGCAGCACGCCCGATTTACCAGGCTCTAGTAGGACTTTGCTCCCTGGCGGATCATATGGGAGCTCTAGATCTGCTACAACCAACACAGACGAGGATTGGGATGGTGACCAGATGACAAAGGAACTCAGGGTTCTAAAGTTAAGAGACAATGGAGGAACCAGGTGTGAAAATGGGTCAAGCAACGGTACAGATGCAGAAAAACTCGCTGCCAAGAAAGTGAAGAGGATATTTTCGAGGCTCTGGGCGAACAAAGACAGACAAGGCGAAAACAGCAGCTCTGATACATCAGAGAGCCTTGCATCCACAAGCGTCGAAGAGAGGAGATCAACCTCTTCGAGAAGTAGGAGACATCCCTAGCTCGTCTTAAAACAATATCTTAAGACAATGCCATGTAGAGTTGGCTTAATTAGGATGTTCGAAATCATTAGAGCTCAGAAAACAGGCATGGAGATGATTTGTGTTAATGGAAAGTATGTGTCTTAGGTGTTTTGGTATTTGGTTAGAGGCGTGTTGATTTAAGTTGTAGGGTTCTCTACGTTGTTTATAATCCGTTGCGGTAATAGATTGAGGTTGATTTATGCAGAAGTGTTGTTGCAATAACATGAATGAATTAGTGTATGTATAGTTTTATATTTAACTGAAAATATATGCTAACCGTTTGATGAATTGAAAAATGAAGACATGGCCTTGCCTTGAAAGCAGAGTCTGAACTTTGAAGCAAATCATTTACAAAGCAAATGTgataaaagtatttttgaaagagTGAAATTTGTTTGTTAGCTGTCCTTTGAATGCAGTGTGAAAATGAAACTTGCATGCAGCATCTGAATGAATTTCACTACTTTTTTACTGTTGGTTCGATGTCAttttatcattaattttttttaagggaATATCACTTTAATTAAATACGAAGGATAAAAACTACAATGTCATGtattttattcaaataaaataccTTATAACGTATTTTTCTTCCCTTGAACCGAACCATAGGAGGAGGACGTTTATTTATCACTTTTAAAAACAGATTTATTAATGTATATTTTATTCAGTtccatcaaaaattttatacatCTATCATATGTGACATTTATTCTCTCcttattaattaattgttttaattttattttaaaattaatgtctcatacatgaaatatttcaGCTTTGATTGTAACATATAAGTGCCAtctcttattttaaaatttaaattcatcTCTTATAAGGAACCGAAATCATTCTAATCGTATTTCAAAATTCGAATCGAAACCAAAAACTTAAGGTCGAACTTCTGAATTTTATAATCCGTTCTTGAGTTCTAATCAGATGAATATATATGTAGCCAATTTTATtattagtttttgttttttagaTTTTATGTTGACAATTTTAACTTAAATGATATATGTGTATGTAGACAATTTTAACATTATTTGGGTATGTTTTGTTTGGGGGGCACGTCATCACGCACTTTCGTGATTTTATCAAACGGCAATTATCCTGTTTGGAAGTTGGTAAGAAACTGCTGACTTAATCCTCGGACAGTACATTTTTACCCGATACCCATAATACTTTGAAAGCCGAACTGAACCTTCCCCTTTAATGCGTAACACGAGGGAAATTTCAAGCTACTTAATTGATAAAGGGCATATctaatcatatatattattaataaatatttaataatatgtaTGACAGCATGAGAATGAGATCTAGAAAGTAATAAATTAAACTTCTCGTATATCAGATGAGCAAAGGGAAAATTATTCAACGACATactttaaaattcattttaattTATACAATATCcaagattttaaatattttgaaatataatatatatatatatatatgtatataaatttatAGTTTTACACTTTTACtctatgtttatacatataatataatatcatataataGTTGCACACATTATAATAACTGTTTTAGGTAATGTTTGCAACTTatataaaaataagtgattatagtttttttaattaacaAATTTGTTAAGACAAAATCTATAGTCATTCTATGTTTAGAGGTTATAAATACTATTTTAATTCAGTATATCAAATCACATCAAAACTAAACTCATATATTCTTTAAGGTATATTCAAATTATTGAATTATCCTCATTTTTTCTGATATGTTCGCCTCTTTTTTCTTTAACTACCTTCTCAAAATTAATCAGATATCGATTCATATTAAATCGGACATAAAATCAAGTGCTTAATGGAATTTTAAAACTAATATTATCACTTCGCTTATAAATCACTATTTTACACATATAACATATTAGCACAACACACGAATAAATGGTAAGGTCGATGTCACTCGCAGGGTACTACCCTGCGGGTGATGTGGCGAATCATGATTGGATAAAATCAATGGATCTCATGTGGGACCCATTGattttaatcaatcataatCCGCCACGTCACCGGTAACTTCGACCCTACCCGGGGTATTATCCCATGGGTGGTGTGGAAGTAATTGATTGGTCCAATCATGTGGGGCTCACATAAATCATGTGGGACCCACATTATTTAGACCAATCGTAGCACTCCACACCACCCATGGGGTATTATCATATGGGTAGGTTCGAAATTTCCCACGTCACTCGCAGGATAGTACCCTGCGGGTAACATGTATTAAACCCAAATAAATCATCCTTGTCGTCTACCGACCAATTCTTGCTTCAATAAGGCGCTACCTTCCAATGAGCTACCGAGCCTACCCTGCGGATGACATGTACTAAACCCGAATAAATCATCCTCGCCGTCTGCCGAACAATTCTTGCTTCTATGTCGTTATGCTACAATAAGTTCAGTTGATACATAGCTACATTTAGTAaactataatataattataatttatagtTAATTTCAAGAATTCAATCTCAGTTAATCTTATTTCAAATTgcttaatgaaatattaaaaaaaaaaaaaaaaagcccaGAGAGTATGAACTGAAGAAGTGGCTTCTCTCTCATGATAATAAGCACACGTGCCTTTGACCGTGGTATGACTCGAGAGAAGAAGCTTCCAATGCCAACGCTTACATGCCCTAATCCTATTTTCTCTCTC
It encodes:
- the LOC140887412 gene encoding phototropic-responsive NPH3 family protein NPY4-like, which translates into the protein MKFMKLGSKPDQFQTDGDNIRYVATELATDIVISVGDVKFYLHKFPLLSKSSHLQKLVSTMSDETNDEIDVHGIPGGPAAFEICAKFCYGMVVTLNAYNVVSARCAAEYLEMFEIVEKGNLVYKIDVFLTSSIFRSWKDSIIVLQTTKSLLPWSEELKIVNHCLDSVANKASTDPSKVDFSYAFNRKKLLSENEISPHWNGVKKQQTVPKDWWVEDLCELHIDLYKRVVAIINAKGRISAAGIGESVKAYILRRVPGFDKGVIQGGDTMKYRYLVDTIIWLLPSEKNSVSCSFLLKLLHMSIELNCGEAGRRELMQRIACQLEEASVADFLVCSPSGEAIPYDINLVHELVEKFIMLEHSSQSHFTSDHEFPETCTGCYSDASKMKVARLVDGYLAEAAKDLSLSLSRFVNLFEIISSFPRSTHDGIYRAIDIFMKEHPGLSKSEKKKICRLMNCKKLSADACTHAVQNERLPLRVVVQVLFFEQARAAAASGGSSTPDLPGSSRTLLPGGSYGSSRSATTNTDEDWDGDQMTKELRVLKLRDNGGTRCENGSSNGTDAEKLAAKKVKRIFSRLWANKDRQGENSSSDTSESLASTSVEERRSTSSRSRRHP